One genomic region from Bactrocera tryoni isolate S06 chromosome 3, CSIRO_BtryS06_freeze2, whole genome shotgun sequence encodes:
- the LOC120772209 gene encoding cyclin-dependent kinase 4: MRKENWIMSSAAHCEDSESLNYEELNVIGTGAYGTVYRAKDNQSGKIVAIKKVRIPITDNGVPMSTLREIALLKHLNASDHPNIVKLFEVCQVLEREDQLMVLLVFEHLEQDLSDLIERLPKSGMPPVTIQRLSCELLTGVDFLHSHRIIHRDLKPQNLLISSQGHLKIADFGLAKTYDFEMKLTSVVVTLWYRAPEVLLAQSYNSSVDIWSVACIIAEMFSRKALFPGTSEANQLDRVFELTGRPTSQQWPQSISLSREHFPPRLPKQPKELCSNLCDYSNDLLSQMLSYDFRSRPSALACLKHEYFKQEPI; this comes from the exons GAGCCTATGGAACTGTATATCGTGCAAAAGATAATCAATCAGGAAAAATTGTCGCTATCAAAAAAGTTCGCATACCTATAACGGACAATGGAGTTCCCATGTCAACACTACGAGAGATTGCTTTGCTGAAACATTTAAATGCCTCAGATCATCCAAATATTGTTaa ACTATTTGAAGTGTGCCAAGTTCTTGAACGCGAGGATCAGTTGATGGTACTTTTAGTTTTTGAACATTTGGAACAAGATCTGTCTGATTTGATTGAACGTCTTCCAAAATCGGGAATGCCACCAGTTACAATACAG CGCTTATCATGTGAACTATTGACCGGGGTGGACTTTTTGCACTCCCATCGAATTATTCACCGTGACTTAAAACCACAAAACTTACTCATTTCTTCGCAAGGGCATCTGAAAATTGCAGATTTTGGATTGGCAAAAACATATGATTTTGAAATGAAACTAACATCCGTAGTGGTGACACTTTGGTATCGTGCACCTGAAGTCCTGTTGGCCCAATCGTACAATAGTTCGGTTGACATTTGGAGTGTTGCTTGTATCATAGCTGAAATGTTTTCCCGCAAGGCTCTATTCCCAGGCACATCAGAAGCTAATCAACTGGATAGAGTTTTTGA GTTAACTGGACGTCCCACATCTCAACAGTGGCCCCAATCAATTTCGCTTTCAAGAGAACATTTTCCACCCCGTCTTCCAAAACAACCAAAAGAGTTGTGTTCAAATTTATGTGATTATTCCAATGATCTATTAAGT CAAATGCTATCATACGATTTTCGATCACGACCCTCCGCATTGGCATGCTTAAAGCACGAGTACTTTAAACAGGAACCCATTTAA